tgcacctagCAAAGCTCTAGGCCATGcgggacacactggcatctcgtaaaggacacccttcccttccctggggtgtatgagttgtcctggctcagaacagattgtggggtgagcacacccagttacttatttttttatgattttatgacatcattacacatttatgagcatttcagaagcctgataatttttatTGAATACatttattgttattcttgacagggagagtccccatatcacagcgatatatgatatggggtaccccaacatatattttggggttcagagatgTGTTAACTTTGCCTTGGAGTTATTATAGCTGTGAACTTGTTTTTTTAGTgttaactttcaagcaaataaggaactgggaaccagaaaccaacttcagtgttggtatgttatctgagactgatgggagttgtagtccaacaacatctggagggcactatgttgaaaacccaattagattaacacaactcccttcccacccacccatctgtttcaaacacatccagaaaagtatgtcccttaaattctatgtctgacagtgcattcctttcagagggtaaaaattaatctgcaatcctatatacttgtccatttaactcaatgaggcttaatttggagtagaaaTATAGGACTGgattccaccagaatacatttcagcatttcaggggctatactttattaatgctgtaccaactacaactagcGCTTaagtacatatattgtctcagcctaagctacctcacagggttgttgcaaagataaatggggggagggaatggcagtggtcatggcattcacaaatcaaaaataaatctggggaggggggcacaacaTGTAATAAGATGTCGACAGATAAAATGTTAACAGGTgacgctttccccataattgtattttcatacaaaaaggcttactccatttaatttctacctgccctacagctgtccataagagcctgatctcctgcaatgccacccctaaaccatgcaaagaactcaagtttaaaaaaagcaaccacagaatttgggcaatttgtttttaaaaaaagaccattgtaacagtatgaaatatgacattgtcaggcaaaaagaagttatgagacagtagacataaaaacccacacacaaagccttgacaaagagtGACAAAAATacagcatgagcattttcacattttaaatttttactcatcattgtttttgcttatttattgccttgggcccgtccctaactctcagcctaacctacctcacacggctgttgtgaagatacagaaggcagaattaaaatgggaaagaaggaaactaagactgcaatgcaatacatgtctactcagaagtaaggtttattgggttcaatgggactcccaggtaagtctgtaCACAATACACacctgcctgggagtaagtcccattaaacccaatggaacttacttctgagtagacaagtacaggattgcaggttagtccttgtattacatgcatcaaattttacttgccttaaccagattgatgcatctttgtactataaaaggtcatatttttctcccccctctacaaatggaagtaagctccattaaacataaagagacttacttctgagtagacttgtatatactgtactgtaagtcagctatacaatcatttttaacaagtgcctgtttgaaactctttgcatttgccatggggaggaggatttgcaccaaagagcttccagggaatatcttcctcagaagaaaggaagggcaggaaataaaactGGAattagcagctctttaggaccctggctgcttgctgctgcaacttctgcctgccccttacCGTGAAGCCCTGTgtctctctccgctggtaagagaggagaggtggggagggaggcagaagtcACCTTGAGCTTtgcatcatacacacacacacacacacacacacacacacacacacacatctctcgcCTCCGCAGCCAattcttcatgtccatttttctgctgcctccttgacctctggctcttttctccctccactcctgtccatttttaaacaattgttttctccaccccgtcttgctctccacctcctctcttgtcacctcctaagcacccatagagcaagagggaagagtgacgctgcacaatttgaagcacatgatttttatccacaaatcagaggagcagaagacttcccctggtcCCCCCCCCGTAActcccaaaagtaactctggaaacgttacagttacagctcaaaagtaatgaagttactactcgttctttTACCAGCAAAATATagtgaagttacccacttgttactcaaaaaaagtaataaattacaagtaactcgttatttgtagctagttacttccaagctctgccagttgTTGCCTTTAGTGAAATGGAGCTCTATACTTCTTGTGATGTGcgatttttgattttttaaaaaacttacaaGGAAGTCGCGTAAGGAAGGAAAAAACCCAGTGATTTCAAGGCTTATTACTAAATTTGTACTTGGAGAGGCTTTATTTTTAGAATATTAAAAGTGACAAAAAGATCAGTGCTTGCCTAGAATAGATTTAGCAAAACATACTAGTCTAGGGCATGCTGTTGTGAAAAGAACCAGATTGCATTTTCTGGTGTCTTCCAATACAAAATGATCAaccatccaacacagaagtggatACTTAAGCTCACGGATTCCACTGAATGACCGCCTGTTTCTTTCTAAGAACTTAAAGACTCACATAAAGTAAAGAAGGCATCAGCGTCATATGTTTTACGTATTTACAAAATTTGAAAGCTGTTGGATGATATTCAAAAAATtacactcagagtaaacccactgaaaataatgggcaTGCGTTATTTAACACCAGTGATTTCAATTAGTCTTCTCTGAGCATGCTAAAACTGGCTTTCACTCAACACTTTTATATGAGATTTCAGCAGTTTTCAGCTGAACAGTCTGAttcatggaatatttatttatttattatttgatttatatcccgtccttccagcaggagcccagggcggcaaacaaaagcactaaaaacatcatgaaacatcatgaaaacagactttaaaatacattaaaacaaaacatctttaaaaatatattttttaaaagcttccaagacatcttaaaaaaaagttaaaaatatactagttttttaaaaaaaggttttaaaaacatattaaaaagcaattccaacacagacacagactgggataaggtctcactttaaaaggcttgttgaaagaggaaggtcttcaataggcgccaaaaagataacagagatggcgcctgtctaatatttaatatgatgTTCAGCTGTGAATATATAGCAATGAATGTTCTAGTGGTCCTTTATTCTTGGAAGAAGAATTATCTATAAGCAAATAGGCAATTTTTAACTAACATTGAAAACTTCCTTATATATCAGACTGTTTGCCTagcattgtctatactgactggtagctctccagggtctcaggcatgGGCCTTTCACATCACCTACTATCTGAtcctttttaaactggagatgtgaAGGATTAGACCTAAAACACATACTTTGCATAATAAAGTCCTATCACTAAAGGACATACTTTGCAAAATAAAGTCCTATCACTCTGCTATGACCCTCTAGCATGCTTTTTAATAAATTTGTACAGGAGTGAGATGGCTAAGATTCACCTGCAATTCTTAAGTTAGCTTATACCATCAAGATTCCTACAAACCTCCAGCACATGAAGCAGGAGTGTGCTAAAAAATATCAAATAAACTGTGCCCACAGGCAATCCAAATGCCTTGCCAAGAAAACTACGTTTTTGAGGCCTGTGCAAATGGAGTAAATTTTAATAATTTGTTGTATTTTCTGTACTTCTGCCGTTTAATGACACTGAAGCCCTGCCTCCAGCCACTGGGAAACCTTGCTTGGCATCtgagatttcagcaggcattgtCCTTATAAACAGTCATCAGGGCTACAGCAGGGATTCCCAAGCTGtggtcattcaggtggtccgtggcatgactgtagatttgtggttgaaagtgggagacagcacatccaccacattaaatattcatattgatttttattggttcttttattttttgtatgaCACTTTGAGTTCTATGAAATATAGTAAAATACcttatatgagaaataaaagaagcaataaagatagattaaaattcatacagcatctagtacagtaCATTagaactgctacaacaggcagaaaaatcattaagtggttcaaggacctcagcaattttcaagtggtccgttggggggaaagtttgggaaccgctgggcTAGATGATGAAAAATGAAGTCTGAATTTCACAGGAAGTGGAATCCTATGCCCACTAAGACATTCTGTGTTTCCTGCACAGCACTTGTATACTCTCAACCCTGCCTAGGCTAGATACTATATGTTAATAAGAAGGAATATTAGGCTGGATCCAGAGGAAGTTAGCCCAATTTAAGTCTTACTGAAATCAGTAAAACTTTTAGACCTGCCTGATTTGTGTGACTAATTTCCTTTGAAATTACACCCCATGTTAGCAAAGACAACTTGAAACTGATCCCTATTTTCAAAGCTGATTATCACCTGACTTTGTTTCTGTTATATTTTTAATGACCCTGGAAGTAGAGGCCTTGGCATATCTAATGGTTAAGAATGCTACATGTCTGTTGAATTTCACAACTTCTCCCTTGAAAATACAAATGAGCAGAGCCTCAGTTCTCCTTTGCCAGTTGCTGCTTGCAAGTATTTTAAAGGGGAAAGATTAATTCCATGCACGTACACTCTTCATAATGGATGCAGTCCATGTACATTTTGTACATCAAGAATCGAGCACAAAATGAAATCCAAGAGAGGCTCCTTTTGTTTTCAAGAGTTTGTGGGaagattcccccctcccacattgtCAATGATTCTCATTCTCATATAGCTACATAGTTGGAGGAGACTGTGAATTATGAGGAAAACCAGtgggtttttaaaagttttttcttGATTCTAGTATATTCTTCTGACTAGTATCTAAAGCAGACTGTTACGTGGCACTGAAACTTCCTACAGCATTTCCATTGGTAAAAAGAACCCCAGTTGTCTATAACTCCAGTGATCCAGAGTGGAATGAAATCTTTGAATACAAAATCCATGGTGCTGTAAAGGTAAGCTTGGTCTTCATCATTGCAACTAGTATTTAGATCAGAGAAGAAGAGCCTTTCAACAGTTGGGCTCCTCAGCTGCTGCAACAGTTTTGTACAGATGAGAGTATTTTGGCAAGTTTCACTTTTCAAACTACTAAAAATGACTATGACAAGAAAGTGCATcctgctgaaatttcctcttttgCATAACTTTTAAGTTAAAAGGAGACCTAATGGTGAAAGGTTGTCCTATACCTGGATGAGGTGAATACCAAACAACTTTGCTCGAAGGACTTGCCCTTTAGCTAACCCCATAATTTGCTGACCCCAATATTTATTCCCTCAATGCTCTCAGTACGCATGTGTAACAGATGCGTAAATACATTTCCTGATCCAGTAAGTGAAGCAGACTTCTACATATGTTGCCAACATGGATGCATTGCAAATGCACCTCATGTGGATGGTATATATGCCCCAATTCTCACCTTGGCCTGACAGAACAAGCTGGGTATCTTTTCTTAATATCTCCATCTGGGGCTACCAGTTATATGCAACTAGCAGCTCACAATTACTCTAGAATCATGGCCACAGACCCTTTCACCAATATAGAGAAGTAAAGTTTCCTTCTGTTTGGGAGGAACTTTGATGCATTCAAAGTCCTTcttacaaaatgtgtgtgtgtgtgtgtgtgtgtgtgtgagagagagagagagagagagagagagagagagagagagagagagagatttgtgttAGGGCCAAAAAACATGACCAGACTGGTAAACTGGGTGAGTTCAGTGCATCGTGAAGCAGCTATGTGTAAATATTGGTATGTGTTCCAAACTTATGCAATTACTTGGTAGCATATGAACTCTCTCTCAACCAAAGTATACCTACATTCTGGAGCAGAAGACTAGTATGGTGAaggagtttttcaaaaagcaGCAGGGAGAAATTTTGGCAGAAAAAACTGTAGTTGGTTTAAAAAATAGCATGCTAGATTAATACTATTTGCAACACATAGGTTGGACCTGAGTTTCAAGCAAAGGAAAGTTTCATACAAAGGACAGAAATAAGTCAGATAGGCCTCAGTTTAAGAGATAGAACCATTATTACCTGTGGTGTTAGACGTTCATTTCTTTGATGTTGTTAAAGTAAGCTCTTTCTTATTCACTCTTTGCAGAATATCCTGGAATTAACCTTCTATAACAGAGACATTGTGCTGAGCAGCCTAAGCAATCATGCTACTTCCATTACTTTTGATACAGGGAATATTGTCCCAGGGGAGATTTTGAATCATACATTTGCATTAAATTCCCAGGTGAGACCTTGCTTCTTAGTTTTGCTGTGGCAGTAGAAATATGCAATGCATATACTGGAAAGCCAGCTTCCTTGCAGGTGTGcaaatcagtgttcttcaaccttgggtcccagaTATAGTTGATCTAcaacaggaatgaggaaccttcggcctgtgggcttaaataggctggCCAGGCTTTCACATTTGGACCAtgaggccatttcagccaagctGCATCCACCTGCCACACACCAAATGTCAtattatgatgtcaggtgtggaacAGGTAAAAACCTGGCTCAGCCAGAAGGGGACTTGCAGGTACCTGCAGAGCTCTATGCAAAGTGTTCCACAAGATAGCACATTGAAAGGGGCTTAGCAAGACCCAACAATAAGCAGAGGTGGGAGAGATAGCAATACGGCCTACTGGTCAGATGCAGTTCTCAtgtctgcagctcccatcatctccgaCCATTGGTTAAGCTGCCTGCAgatgatggcaattgtagtccaaTTCATATCCAAAATGGAGTGTAGAATGACTTCATTGTCCCTACTATAAAAAATTGGGCCTTTTGTCATATAGGCAATAATTTTATATGCAAAGATaactgaagtttccattctcgTCTGTAAGAAGGAAATGTTTGATATGAAAATTGAGAAATATCTATGTAAACATGGAGTATTTCCCATAGAAGAAAGCTGGATGACCTTTGCACATGCAGGGTCCTACAACAATTAGATGTTTGATCATATGGTTTACTTATTTGTTTACTAGTTAATTTATTTAAACAATTCTAATCTGGAAACCCCCCACATAATTCTAATCTGGCCTTCATCTATATAGTTGTCAGGGCAGGgtacatataaataaaatttaaaaaatacacaataataaaCCTATAAAATACCTCAATACATATAGGAGCAGATAAAACAACAGAGCAGTGCTTTGAACACTTAAAATACCtgaacaaaggaatatgtcttAACCTTCTTAACCTTttgccaaaaaagaaaacaatgttgGTGCCGAGTACACTTCCaaggggagggcattctataAACAGGTGCTGCTGCAGAGAAGGTCCTGTCTTGTGTTGATATATAATGTAATACGGAGAAAGAGCTCCTCCAAAAAATCTTAAGACACCCGCAGGGCGGTTATAGGGAAGAGGTGATAATTCAAGTATttgggtcccaaaccatttagggctttataagcgAGCACCACCACCTTTTATTTGGGCCAGAAGCAAATGAGCAACCAATGTGATTCCTTCATGTACTTGCCACATATTGATTGTTGGGCTATTGATTATTGGACTAATTAAAAATAAGAGCAAAATTCATCTGAAACTCTTAAGGTTTTTAGTTTTCAAATGAAAATAACAATGGCCATGAGAACATTTGTTCAGCTTTAGTATTGGTGGTACACAGCTATATTTTTCCAGACTCCCTCTACAGCCCAGGATCTGAATGCCTACAGATCATAGTATGGTAGCTCATGTTATATTTGGACAAGTGCAATGAAACATTTTGCACTGTAAGTGGTTACACTTTCATGTGAGCCAGATGagacagtgtggtgcagtggatgGTGTCAGACTAAAAGGCAGGGAGACCTGCATTCAAACTTAGCTATGAGGAACACAGTGTGTGGCTTTGGGCTGGTTACTGGTTTGAATCCAACTTTCCCATCACAGAGATCCCCTTATGGAAAGAGCACACCTGGCACCTGCAAACGGAAGGGAAGGAAGCAATTTTTGCTGATCCCCTAGCACCCCTGAAAATCTCCAGAGCATTGAAGGATCCTCCAGAAtgatctgttctctcagtttctcatttttctagtcataAATTtgtttctccatatttctgcagtaatttgtgaatttaaaaaaaatcttcttgaaaattcttaagcattttagtgcaaatttctcctaataaatacatttttgtatacacattttttgcaagcaaattatcctaatataatgcattttgtatgttattttcaccaacgtATTCattgtgtgcacactttccccacatagatgcatttttgtaaacactgcttggttggagaactgcattgcaaaattaggataagttcagacttcgaaggatggctgtgttttggttctcattgtttttggaaagtgtggatttcataAATTTggccttaaatgtgaactgaatttaacttCTTGCTCATCCCTAATGTGCACCTCTTACAGTGTAAGACTCAAAGCATCATCCATGAAAGATAACTTGAAACCAGATACCATAGCACTATGCTGTGTGTCTTACTCTCATATATATGTATTCTTAAAATAGATGGTTGCGGAAGAAGGGTGGAGGTCATAATAAGGTTGGGGCAATTTTATCATTCATACATGGGTAATAATTGTTTGCACGAGGGGAATAATTGAAAAACTGTATATCTGGTTTATTGTCATGTTCAGTACCATGTAGAAAATGATCTCTGGTCAATTGATAATCTACTTTTCACACTGCATAAATGTTGCATGTCAAAGAACTTGAGTGGCATTTCATCAGGTTGCAGAAAAGAGTTAATTAAGCTGTG
This DNA window, taken from Rhineura floridana isolate rRhiFlo1 chromosome 2, rRhiFlo1.hap2, whole genome shotgun sequence, encodes the following:
- the LOC133378012 gene encoding cytosolic phospholipase A2 zeta-like; its protein translation is MAQTSLSQGDWCDALKQLITVKFHGKFGNAPQLQDTLYWNLIFLHETHPYYNLTVKVLRARNIHGLDLLSKADCYVALKLPTAFPLVKRTPVVYNSSDPEWNEIFEYKIHGAVKNILELTFYNRDIVLSSLSNHATSITFDTGNIVPGEILNHTFALNSQEKRAELDVQFSLEER